A DNA window from Mucilaginibacter xinganensis contains the following coding sequences:
- a CDS encoding aminopeptidase P family protein, whose product MELHLFDKQVYADRRQVLKQNIGHDGIILLMGNEDSSMNYKDNTYLFRQDSSFLYYFGLDTHGLAAIIDTDTGEEVIFGNELTIDDIVWTGTLPTISEMASMVGVGETKPYDQVIHFIHKAITSGRPVHILPPYRPENKIKLAAWLNTSLADLAKYVSVKLIKAVVGQRVIKTSLEVAELEKAVNVSVDMELAVIKHTRAGIKEYELVAKAHEVAIANNARLGYPAIITTYGQTLHTHYYGNTLQEGRMVLSDIGAENAMHYGGDLTRTFPVGKSFTSRQKELYNVVLDSMDHAISMLKPGVRYKEIHLAACQKLVEGLTDAGIMKGDAADAVEAGAHTMFFQCGLGHMLGMDTHDMEDLGEQYVGYTDALKKETSIFGLKSLRLGRELEAGFVLTVEPGIYIIPELIDRWQAENKYADFINYDVLNTYRDFGGIRIEDNFLITDTGSKLLGKYLPKTLEEIEGLKG is encoded by the coding sequence ATGGAACTTCACCTTTTTGACAAACAGGTTTACGCCGACCGCAGGCAGGTCTTAAAACAAAACATTGGTCATGACGGCATTATCCTGTTAATGGGTAACGAGGATAGCAGTATGAATTACAAGGACAATACCTACCTGTTCAGGCAGGATAGCAGCTTCCTTTATTACTTCGGCCTGGATACCCATGGGCTGGCCGCCATTATTGATACCGATACCGGCGAGGAAGTGATCTTTGGTAATGAATTGACTATTGATGATATTGTTTGGACAGGCACCCTGCCAACCATAAGTGAAATGGCCTCGATGGTTGGCGTTGGCGAAACGAAACCTTATGACCAGGTAATTCATTTTATCCATAAAGCAATAACATCGGGCAGGCCGGTACATATTTTGCCGCCTTATCGCCCCGAAAATAAAATAAAACTGGCAGCATGGTTAAACACCAGTCTGGCTGATCTGGCTAAATATGTTTCTGTAAAACTGATAAAAGCTGTTGTTGGGCAACGTGTTATAAAAACATCGCTTGAAGTTGCTGAACTGGAAAAGGCAGTGAACGTTAGCGTAGATATGGAACTGGCGGTTATTAAACATACCCGCGCAGGTATTAAGGAGTACGAGTTGGTTGCTAAGGCACACGAAGTGGCTATTGCCAATAATGCGCGTCTGGGCTACCCTGCTATTATCACCACTTACGGACAGACGCTCCATACCCATTATTACGGCAATACTTTACAGGAAGGCCGGATGGTTTTGAGTGATATAGGAGCTGAAAACGCCATGCATTACGGCGGCGACCTTACCCGTACTTTTCCTGTTGGCAAAAGCTTTACCAGCAGGCAAAAAGAGTTATACAATGTGGTGCTGGACTCCATGGATCATGCAATCAGTATGCTTAAGCCGGGGGTAAGGTATAAAGAGATTCACCTGGCCGCCTGTCAGAAACTGGTGGAAGGGTTAACCGATGCCGGTATTATGAAGGGCGATGCCGCCGACGCTGTTGAAGCGGGTGCGCATACTATGTTTTTTCAATGCGGACTGGGCCACATGCTGGGTATGGATACGCATGATATGGAAGACCTTGGTGAGCAATATGTTGGCTACACCGATGCCCTTAAAAAAGAAACTTCCATTTTCGGACTCAAATCGTTACGCCTGGGCCGTGAGCTGGAAGCTGGTTTTGTGCTTACCGTTGAGCCGGGTATCTACATCATCCCTGAGCTGATTGACCGCTGGCAGGCCGAAAACAAATACGCCGATTTTATTAATTACGATGTGCTGAACACCTACCGTGATTTTGGCGGGATAAGGATTGAGGATAATTTTTTAATAACGGATACCGGCAGTAAGCTGCTTGGTAAATATTTGCCAAAGACGTTGGAGGAGATAGAAGGATTGAAGGGGTAG
- a CDS encoding glycosyltransferase yields the protein MQNLAPIALFVYNRPEHTRRTISYLQKNLLADESRLFIFSDAPKTADDKAKVDQVRQLIKEVSGFKSVKIVLRKENLGLANSIISGVTQLVNEYGKIIVFEDDLLSSPYTLQYFNEALTRYATEEGVMHIGGYMYELADKTLPQTFFFRAATSWGWATWARAWVNFEDDVDILLNQFDKHKTDQFSINGTMNFWKQLTGFKAGKNNSWAIRWYASIFLKGGLTLNPSTSLIQNIGNDGSGVHSNKENMYQVRIAKTAIKQFPTEIKEDLQAYAAIRHFLKNRKGSFIKRGLRFVKQLQVKYLVKK from the coding sequence ATGCAAAACCTTGCCCCGATAGCCCTTTTTGTTTACAACCGGCCCGAGCATACGCGCCGTACCATTAGCTATTTACAAAAAAATTTACTGGCAGATGAATCGCGGTTGTTCATATTTTCTGACGCGCCAAAAACCGCTGATGATAAGGCTAAGGTTGATCAGGTGAGGCAGCTGATAAAAGAAGTATCAGGCTTTAAGTCGGTTAAGATCGTACTCCGGAAAGAGAATCTCGGCCTGGCCAATTCCATTATAAGCGGGGTTACCCAACTGGTTAATGAGTACGGCAAGATCATTGTTTTTGAGGATGACCTGCTATCGTCGCCTTATACCCTGCAATACTTTAACGAAGCGCTAACCCGGTATGCAACCGAAGAGGGAGTGATGCATATTGGCGGATATATGTACGAACTGGCGGATAAAACCCTCCCGCAAACCTTCTTTTTCCGCGCCGCTACCAGTTGGGGCTGGGCCACCTGGGCAAGGGCGTGGGTAAATTTTGAAGACGATGTGGATATACTGCTCAACCAGTTCGACAAACATAAAACCGACCAGTTTTCCATTAACGGCACCATGAACTTCTGGAAACAGCTAACAGGGTTCAAAGCCGGCAAAAACAATTCGTGGGCCATCCGCTGGTATGCTTCTATATTTTTAAAAGGAGGCTTAACCCTCAATCCATCCACCTCGCTGATCCAAAACATAGGCAATGATGGCAGCGGTGTACATTCAAATAAAGAAAATATGTACCAGGTGCGGATAGCCAAAACCGCCATCAAACAGTTCCCTACCGAAATTAAGGAGGACCTGCAAGCATATGCTGCAATAAGGCATTTCCTAAAAAACCGTAAAGGCAGCTTTATCAAACGCGGATTAAGGTTTGTGAAGCAGTTACAGGTAAAGTATTTGGTGAAGAAATAA
- a CDS encoding class I SAM-dependent methyltransferase, with amino-acid sequence MQPSALSDNVKTAYDEFYEKHDEAWRMLGAKYKAQHIIDVCRGRVFKKVLEVGAGDGSILKLLADRDFAPEYHAVEISESGVEHIKTRNIKDLKSVQLFDGYKLPFNDNSFDLIILSHVLEHVEHERILLRELKRVARHFVIEVPLDYRTGVDKKIKHFLAYGHINVYTPTSLRYLLSTEGFVVEDDLTSMIEPEVTRFNTYINRKKSKSLLTDLKITAEYAVKNSLGKIFGKKMDEQLASAYTVLCNKAEQHLEIF; translated from the coding sequence ATGCAACCATCTGCCCTTAGCGATAACGTTAAAACCGCCTACGACGAATTCTATGAAAAGCACGACGAAGCCTGGCGGATGCTTGGTGCCAAATACAAGGCACAGCATATTATTGATGTTTGCCGCGGGCGCGTCTTTAAAAAAGTACTTGAAGTGGGCGCCGGCGATGGCAGCATTTTAAAGTTGTTGGCCGACCGGGATTTTGCCCCCGAATATCACGCAGTGGAGATCTCGGAAAGCGGTGTTGAGCACATCAAAACCCGCAATATAAAAGATCTGAAATCAGTACAGCTGTTTGATGGTTATAAACTGCCTTTTAATGATAACAGCTTCGACCTTATCATTTTATCGCACGTTTTAGAACATGTTGAGCACGAGCGCATCCTGTTGCGCGAACTAAAGCGGGTGGCCCGCCACTTTGTAATAGAAGTACCGCTTGATTACCGGACAGGAGTTGATAAAAAAATTAAACATTTTCTGGCTTATGGCCACATTAACGTGTACACCCCAACATCCCTGCGTTACCTGTTGAGTACCGAAGGTTTTGTTGTGGAGGATGACCTTACATCAATGATTGAGCCCGAGGTTACCCGCTTTAATACCTATATCAACCGAAAAAAATCAAAGAGTCTCCTTACCGATCTGAAGATCACTGCCGAATATGCAGTTAAAAACAGCCTTGGAAAAATCTTCGGTAAAAAAATGGACGAACAATTAGCCAGCGCTTATACCGTTCTATGTAACAAAGCCGAACAACACCTCGAAATATTCTGA
- a CDS encoding PorP/SprF family type IX secretion system membrane protein — protein sequence MKKLIVIISVLLHLGAISTLKAQIDPHFSQYYANPLWLNPALTGVIDGDTRINANAKNQWTGIPNGYKTSGLSVDFRSGEKAGLGFNVINQSAGTAGYNYFAAYGSYGYGVPISADGTQKLHFGIQAGIINRSFDPSKLQFDNQYTSIIGFDPTAPSFEGFSTTSATVFDASAGVFYYDGDPIHTANMFAGLSVAHLTSPKDPFTNGSIQSRLPVRFTAHAGVKIKASDEFDITPHAIYISQQNSSIKALGVYSELKFEDNNGLILGGMYRIGDAAVADVGYHLKNLVIGLSYDVNTSALKSATNGQGGFELSLVYIFRKGPINPAAVCPKF from the coding sequence GTGAAGAAATTAATTGTAATTATATCCGTTTTACTCCATTTGGGGGCAATCAGCACTTTAAAGGCGCAGATAGACCCGCATTTTTCGCAATATTACGCTAACCCGTTGTGGCTCAATCCGGCATTAACCGGGGTTATTGATGGCGACACCCGCATAAATGCAAACGCCAAAAATCAATGGACCGGTATCCCTAACGGCTATAAAACAAGCGGGCTTTCGGTGGATTTCCGCTCGGGCGAGAAAGCAGGACTTGGGTTCAACGTAATTAATCAAAGTGCAGGTACTGCCGGATACAATTATTTTGCGGCTTATGGCTCATACGGCTATGGCGTGCCCATCTCTGCCGACGGTACGCAGAAACTGCACTTTGGCATCCAGGCAGGCATCATTAACCGCAGTTTTGACCCCAGCAAACTTCAGTTTGATAATCAGTACACCTCAATCATTGGCTTTGATCCCACAGCGCCAAGTTTCGAAGGCTTTTCAACCACCAGCGCAACGGTATTTGATGCCAGCGCAGGTGTTTTTTATTACGATGGCGACCCAATCCATACCGCGAATATGTTTGCAGGCTTAAGTGTTGCGCATCTTACCTCACCAAAAGACCCCTTTACTAACGGGAGCATTCAAAGCAGGTTGCCGGTGCGTTTCACGGCCCACGCAGGTGTAAAGATCAAAGCTTCTGATGAGTTTGACATCACTCCTCATGCCATTTACATCAGCCAGCAAAACAGCAGTATTAAAGCGCTTGGGGTTTACTCTGAACTAAAATTTGAAGACAATAACGGGTTAATATTGGGTGGCATGTACCGTATTGGCGATGCGGCCGTTGCCGATGTGGGCTATCACCTCAAAAACCTGGTAATAGGATTAAGCTACGATGTTAATACATCAGCGCTTAAAAGTGCAACTAACGGACAAGGCGGCTTTGAACTTTCACTGGTTTATATTTTCCGAAAAGGGCCAATTAACCCCGCTGCGGTTTGTCCTAAGTTTTAA
- a CDS encoding gliding motility-associated C-terminal domain-containing protein produces MINRSTHYLVLLVLLLSVNFCGGAALIKPLRTDKNNNRERLIKKRAAGHITAFKVPGQLAPEIIDEANHSISLVVHASTNRSALTPTITLDQGGSTVTPNSGAPNDFTIAQGYVVDGSTFYSVNVLPTRALAPICAGTSTTVPGDPPPGIPVISYAWEILDATNNWVPAPGPNSITSSDYQTPVLAGNPNSPMLYTYRRGIITAFGTAYDSYTDVTVNPSTPISNNNITAPGTSTFCASGQATTITGSAPLGGLSTYTYQWQSSTDGSTFTDIAGATIATFDPPLLNTTTWYRRMVTSGTCTAPSTSNLVKITIQPALSNNTITPPATVLFCATGSPAVIAGTLPTGGDGINYTYQWQSSLDGGSTFNNIINSDVKDYNPGTIAATTLYRRTVISGTCSTPSVSNSITITVQTALSNNTVTPPANITFCATGSPGVITGTLPAGGDGINYTYQWQSSLNGGSTFNNILNSNVKDYNPGVVTTTTLYRRTVISGSCTTPSVSNSVKISVQPALSNNTITPPATVLFCATGSPGAIAGTLPTGGDAINYTYQWQSSLDGGSTFNNILNSNVKDYNPGVVTATTAYRRTVISGNCTIPSISNSVTITVQSAPSNNTITPPPTVLFCATGSPGLITGSLPTGGDGIAYIYQWQSSLDGGNTFNNILNSNGKDYDPGVVTATTAYRRTVISGACAAPSISNSVTITVYKVLSNNLLTAPATAAFCGPGDPAAITGSLPTGGDGAYTYKWQQSTDNTSFTDIAGAVAKDYDPALLTVTTYYRRLVISGTCITPVISNVIEIHITNPLTVNTIGSPLTTTFCTSVDPAVIPGGFPAVGDGPNTFIYQWQRSLDGTTWTDIPGANSIDYDSPPIMVTTSLRRNVTSGACMVPLSSNVVKFTIIDSPPNITTNPVAPICAGNKAVISVTSPSAALTYFWYNSPTKDFILFTGPVYTTDPLTASQTFYVEASNGTCNSPILASAAVTVIQLPSVPAIVTSPVTTCMGSVAAIDIANPQAGQTYNWYTTATGVTPIFTGSSFTTPPVTANITYYAEAVNSSGCASSSRTPVPVSAIALPVITAHGASVCPGETATLTIDRPDPDVIINWYTTATGGIPIFTGSSFPAPPANANITYFAEAVSGGCISASRAAAMVQIIKPLPAPIVSVESALAPTITFKWNAVTGAAGYEVSLNGGQSFTDPSSGSGGTTHTVQGLSIGQTVTIVVRATGDYPCQLSNNSIQVSATAINPLIDQIFVANAFTPNGDGKNDIIYVHNENIKTLKFYVYDQWGELLYVSQSQQNGWDGTFKGKTEPAGVYVYYLEAIMNDGQLVKKKGTITLLR; encoded by the coding sequence ATGATAAACAGAAGCACCCATTATTTAGTATTGCTGGTACTTCTCTTATCCGTAAATTTTTGTGGCGGTGCTGCGCTCATTAAACCTTTACGCACCGACAAGAACAATAATAGAGAACGCTTAATAAAAAAGCGGGCTGCGGGCCACATAACCGCTTTTAAAGTTCCGGGACAACTTGCACCTGAAATAATTGATGAGGCTAATCATTCCATTTCACTGGTAGTGCACGCAAGCACCAACAGGTCTGCATTAACCCCAACCATAACCCTTGATCAGGGAGGCTCTACCGTAACACCAAATTCAGGTGCCCCTAACGACTTTACAATTGCACAGGGGTACGTTGTCGACGGTTCAACATTTTATTCGGTTAACGTATTGCCGACCAGGGCTCTTGCCCCAATTTGTGCCGGAACATCAACCACCGTCCCCGGCGACCCGCCTCCCGGAATCCCGGTTATCAGCTACGCGTGGGAAATACTTGATGCAACCAATAACTGGGTGCCTGCACCCGGCCCAAATTCAATTACCAGCTCTGATTATCAAACCCCTGTACTTGCCGGAAATCCAAACTCGCCGATGCTCTACACCTACAGGCGGGGCATAATAACTGCATTTGGTACTGCATATGATTCATATACTGATGTTACAGTAAACCCATCAACACCCATTTCAAATAATAATATTACAGCGCCCGGCACCTCAACTTTTTGCGCCTCAGGACAGGCAACAACTATTACCGGCAGTGCGCCTTTAGGTGGCTTGAGTACCTATACTTATCAATGGCAGTCATCCACAGACGGCAGCACTTTTACGGACATCGCCGGCGCAACAATTGCAACATTCGATCCGCCGCTATTAAACACTACTACCTGGTACAGACGTATGGTAACTTCCGGCACCTGTACCGCACCGTCAACCAGTAATTTAGTTAAAATCACTATACAACCTGCGCTGTCAAATAATACGATAACCCCTCCGGCAACGGTGCTATTTTGCGCTACCGGCAGCCCTGCTGTTATTGCAGGAACATTGCCCACCGGCGGCGATGGCATTAATTACACTTACCAATGGCAAAGTTCGTTAGACGGTGGCAGTACTTTCAACAACATAATTAATAGTGATGTAAAAGATTACAATCCCGGCACGATAGCGGCTACAACGCTTTACCGGCGGACAGTAATTTCAGGCACCTGCAGCACACCATCGGTTAGTAATAGTATTACCATAACTGTACAAACGGCATTATCAAACAATACCGTAACACCACCTGCCAATATAACGTTTTGCGCCACCGGCAGCCCGGGCGTTATTACAGGAACGCTACCTGCCGGTGGCGATGGCATTAATTATACCTACCAATGGCAAAGTTCATTAAATGGTGGCAGCACTTTTAACAACATTTTAAACAGCAATGTGAAGGATTATAATCCGGGCGTAGTAACCACCACCACGCTTTACCGGCGCACGGTAATATCTGGTTCCTGTACTACGCCATCCGTAAGCAACAGTGTTAAAATCAGCGTGCAACCTGCGCTGTCAAATAATACCATTACCCCACCAGCTACAGTATTATTTTGCGCTACGGGCAGTCCGGGTGCTATTGCCGGAACATTACCCACCGGCGGCGATGCTATAAACTATACTTACCAATGGCAAAGTTCATTAGATGGCGGAAGCACTTTCAACAACATCTTAAACAGTAATGTGAAAGATTATAATCCAGGTGTGGTTACCGCAACAACTGCTTACCGGCGCACGGTAATTTCAGGCAACTGCACTATACCATCCATCAGTAACAGTGTTACAATCACGGTGCAGTCTGCGCCATCCAACAACACAATAACCCCACCGCCGACAGTGTTATTTTGCGCCACAGGCAGTCCAGGTCTTATCACCGGATCGTTACCAACAGGCGGCGATGGCATAGCTTATATTTACCAATGGCAAAGTTCGTTAGATGGCGGTAATACGTTTAACAATATCTTAAACAGCAATGGGAAGGATTATGATCCCGGTGTGGTTACCGCAACAACTGCTTACCGGCGCACAGTAATTTCTGGGGCGTGTGCTGCACCATCCATCAGTAACAGCGTTACCATTACTGTTTATAAAGTTCTTTCAAACAACCTTCTCACCGCACCAGCCACCGCTGCCTTTTGCGGGCCCGGCGACCCGGCGGCTATTACCGGTAGCCTACCTACAGGTGGCGACGGCGCATATACCTACAAATGGCAGCAATCAACAGATAACACAAGTTTTACAGACATTGCCGGTGCCGTTGCTAAAGATTATGACCCGGCATTATTAACAGTAACTACTTATTACAGGCGGCTTGTTATATCCGGCACTTGTATAACACCTGTTATAAGCAATGTAATTGAGATACACATCACCAATCCGTTAACAGTAAATACCATTGGCTCTCCGCTTACCACAACATTTTGTACAAGTGTTGATCCGGCAGTTATTCCCGGCGGCTTCCCTGCTGTTGGAGATGGCCCAAATACTTTTATTTACCAGTGGCAACGCTCATTGGATGGCACTACATGGACAGATATCCCCGGCGCAAACTCAATTGATTATGATTCGCCCCCAATTATGGTTACTACTTCACTTCGCCGCAATGTAACTTCGGGTGCCTGTATGGTACCCCTATCTAGTAATGTGGTGAAATTCACTATAATTGACAGCCCGCCAAACATAACAACAAACCCGGTTGCGCCAATATGCGCAGGCAATAAGGCGGTTATTTCGGTAACCTCACCCAGTGCTGCCTTAACCTACTTTTGGTACAATTCACCGACAAAAGACTTTATATTATTTACGGGACCGGTTTACACAACCGATCCTTTAACAGCCAGTCAAACCTTTTACGTGGAGGCTTCCAACGGCACCTGCAACAGTCCTATACTGGCGAGCGCTGCAGTAACAGTTATCCAGTTGCCTTCAGTGCCTGCCATAGTTACCAGCCCGGTTACTACCTGTATGGGTTCAGTAGCGGCTATTGATATCGCAAACCCGCAGGCAGGCCAAACCTATAACTGGTACACCACGGCAACCGGCGTAACACCAATATTTACGGGCTCCAGCTTTACCACTCCGCCCGTTACCGCTAACATTACTTATTACGCCGAAGCGGTAAATAGTTCGGGCTGCGCATCCTCAAGCCGCACACCCGTGCCGGTTTCAGCAATCGCGTTGCCAGTAATCACGGCACATGGGGCAAGCGTTTGTCCCGGCGAAACGGCAACTTTAACAATAGACCGCCCGGACCCTGATGTAATTATAAACTGGTATACAACAGCCACCGGGGGCATCCCGATATTCACAGGGAGCAGTTTTCCCGCCCCGCCCGCTAACGCAAACATAACATACTTTGCAGAGGCTGTGAGTGGTGGCTGTATTTCAGCTTCACGCGCTGCGGCAATGGTACAAATAATTAAACCGCTGCCTGCGCCTATTGTCAGTGTTGAATCAGCCCTTGCGCCAACAATAACATTTAAATGGAATGCTGTAACAGGCGCCGCAGGATATGAGGTTAGCCTGAACGGCGGCCAATCGTTTACAGACCCTAGTTCCGGAAGCGGGGGAACAACGCATACGGTACAGGGCTTATCAATAGGGCAAACCGTTACCATTGTAGTACGGGCCACCGGCGACTATCCTTGTCAGCTTAGTAATAATTCAATACAGGTATCAGCCACAGCCATTAATCCGCTTATTGACCAAATTTTTGTTGCCAATGCATTTACGCCTAATGGAGACGGCAAAAACGACATTATTTATGTGCACAATGAAAATATTAAAACCCTGAAATTTTACGTATACGACCAATGGGGCGAATTGTTATATGTTTCCCAAAGTCAGCAAAATGGCTGGGATGGGACTTTTAAAGGTAAAACTGAACCGGCAGGCGTTTATGTTTACTACCTTGAAGCGATAATGAACGACGGACAACTGGTGAAGAAAAAAGGCACCATCACATTATTAAGGTGA
- a CDS encoding class I SAM-dependent methyltransferase → MSKLKLLYKVFASPKRLKTLLSFNDKGYLDEIGWFNAYDAKSPVDKENNPIPWVTYSFIDFIKTHLKSQHSVFEFGSGNSTFFYAKYAGLVVSVEHDKEWFDKIVSTKPNNAEMIFCELVRDGDYCRMPVKLEEKFDIIIVDGRDRVNCCKQAINALSENGVIVLDDSERDFYFEGISFLKDKGFKELSFSGISPGLFYRKSTSVFYKAANCLDI, encoded by the coding sequence ATGAGTAAACTAAAATTACTTTATAAAGTGTTTGCCAGTCCTAAGAGACTTAAAACGCTTTTATCATTTAACGATAAAGGCTATTTAGACGAAATTGGTTGGTTTAATGCTTATGACGCTAAATCTCCGGTTGATAAGGAGAATAATCCTATCCCTTGGGTTACTTATTCCTTTATTGATTTTATTAAGACGCACCTGAAAAGCCAGCACTCAGTTTTTGAGTTTGGCTCGGGTAACTCCACCTTTTTTTATGCTAAATATGCGGGCCTCGTAGTTTCAGTAGAGCATGATAAGGAATGGTTTGATAAAATAGTAAGCACCAAGCCCAACAATGCCGAAATGATATTCTGTGAACTGGTACGCGATGGCGACTATTGCCGTATGCCAGTAAAACTGGAAGAAAAATTTGATATTATAATTGTGGATGGTCGCGACAGGGTAAACTGCTGCAAACAAGCAATAAATGCACTATCTGAAAACGGCGTAATCGTATTAGATGATTCAGAGCGCGACTTCTATTTTGAAGGTATCAGCTTTTTAAAAGACAAGGGGTTTAAAGAGCTATCTTTCAGCGGCATTTCGCCTGGTTTGTTTTATCGCAAGTCAACTTCTGTTTTTTATAAAGCAGCTAATTGCCTGGATATTTAA
- a CDS encoding flippase produces MRFPSIPGFEQQAFEKYFKNTGWLMMARVGGLVIKVIITNFALSNYLGPAQFGVLNYPMAIVTFFMAIASLGLDGFVTRELLHDPEKKDVILGTSFWMRLIAGIATLPLVWLVYVIINNHKHLDTPFSYVFIVAFVSVIQSVNIIDSFFQSRVQGKYIMYVQVAGNIASALIKLAFIILKLTLIWFVYSLVFDAVLIATGYVLIYRQTNNHLSSWNYNGKVAAYLFKHSWPLAFSAVLVSIYMKIDQAMIASYLDSKQLGIYTTVAQLSESWYFIPVAIVTSVFPAIMHAKKTDQSRYKLRLQNMYDIMVVISLSIAIIMSFGSSVIYHVVYKNPEFWPGAKVLAVHVWAGIFVFLGSASGQYLIAEGYTKLSMLRTGVGAIVNIVLNIFLLPAYGILGAAYATLVAYFVATFLIVLIPKTREQGLLMFKSLFLISLAQKIIKK; encoded by the coding sequence ATGCGTTTCCCAAGTATCCCAGGTTTTGAACAGCAGGCATTTGAAAAGTATTTTAAAAATACAGGCTGGTTAATGATGGCGCGTGTAGGCGGACTGGTAATAAAAGTAATAATCACAAATTTTGCTTTATCAAACTACCTGGGGCCTGCACAATTTGGCGTATTAAATTACCCAATGGCTATTGTTACCTTTTTTATGGCGATAGCTTCCCTTGGTCTTGATGGTTTTGTAACCCGTGAATTACTACATGATCCTGAAAAAAAAGATGTCATATTAGGTACCTCCTTTTGGATGCGTTTAATAGCCGGCATTGCTACATTACCACTGGTATGGTTAGTTTACGTTATAATAAACAACCATAAGCACCTCGATACTCCATTTAGTTATGTTTTCATAGTTGCTTTTGTTTCAGTTATTCAGTCGGTAAACATTATCGACAGTTTTTTTCAGTCAAGGGTGCAAGGAAAGTATATAATGTACGTGCAAGTTGCTGGTAACATTGCATCAGCTTTAATTAAACTGGCATTCATTATCTTAAAGCTCACATTAATATGGTTTGTTTATTCTTTGGTATTTGATGCAGTTCTGATAGCTACCGGCTATGTGCTTATCTACAGGCAAACAAACAATCATTTATCCAGCTGGAACTATAACGGCAAAGTAGCGGCTTATTTATTTAAACATTCGTGGCCGTTGGCTTTTTCTGCTGTGTTGGTATCTATCTACATGAAAATAGACCAGGCCATGATAGCCAGCTATCTTGACAGCAAACAATTAGGCATTTATACCACTGTTGCGCAGTTAAGTGAAAGCTGGTATTTTATCCCAGTTGCAATAGTTACCTCCGTTTTCCCTGCAATTATGCATGCAAAAAAAACAGATCAGTCCCGTTATAAGCTACGGTTGCAAAACATGTACGACATAATGGTTGTAATAAGTTTAAGTATTGCCATTATCATGAGTTTTGGTTCATCCGTAATTTACCATGTAGTTTATAAAAATCCTGAATTTTGGCCAGGTGCCAAGGTATTAGCGGTACATGTTTGGGCAGGAATTTTTGTGTTTTTAGGAAGTGCCAGCGGCCAATATTTAATTGCCGAAGGCTACACCAAATTATCAATGCTAAGAACCGGCGTAGGCGCTATAGTAAATATTGTACTCAATATTTTTCTTCTGCCTGCTTATGGGATTCTTGGTGCTGCGTACGCAACCCTTGTCGCCTATTTCGTGGCAACATTTTTAATAGTACTTATCCCAAAAACAAGAGAGCAGGGTTTATTAATGTTTAAATCATTATTCTTAATTTCACTCGCTCAAAAAATCATTAAAAAATGA
- a CDS encoding MarR family winged helix-turn-helix transcriptional regulator: MNFGEDLSLQVMQVNKSYQQYLSRALKEIDIYQHYQIILLISRAGGRTTQKAICETLKIEKSNMVPIITLLESKQYVTKEVNFKDRRGKLISLTPKANYLIGIMSNLFSVFEENMADDLTWQEMYNCLRVLGKVNDKLKNIALMDAGFDKMMKQIALLNNDQVLA; the protein is encoded by the coding sequence ATGAATTTTGGAGAAGACTTAAGCCTGCAGGTTATGCAGGTTAATAAATCATACCAGCAATATTTATCCAGGGCGTTAAAGGAAATAGATATCTACCAGCATTATCAAATTATATTACTGATCAGCAGGGCGGGAGGCAGAACTACCCAAAAGGCTATTTGTGAAACGCTGAAGATAGAGAAATCAAACATGGTGCCCATTATTACCCTGCTCGAAAGCAAACAATATGTTACCAAAGAAGTAAACTTTAAAGACAGGCGGGGTAAACTTATTTCACTTACACCAAAAGCAAATTATCTGATTGGTATTATGAGTAATCTATTCAGCGTATTTGAGGAGAATATGGCGGATGACTTGACCTGGCAGGAGATGTACAACTGCCTGCGCGTTTTAGGTAAGGTTAATGACAAGCTTAAAAATATAGCGCTGATGGACGCCGGTTTTGATAAAATGATGAAGCAAATTGCGCTGCTAAATAACGATCAGGTTTTAGCGTAA